The Silene latifolia isolate original U9 population chromosome Y, ASM4854445v1, whole genome shotgun sequence sequence TAACATCATCAGTATCAAAACAGTCAGGCAGTTCTAGATACTTTTTCCCAGGTTCAGGTTTATCAACGACTGCACGTACCTCAGCAGCTTTAGCTTCTCTTAAGCGTTTGCAGACAGGATACACACCATTGACATATTCCCCATTCCCTAGCGAACTAGAATTGAGCTCTAAAATACCCCTACTAACAAAAGACTTCTCATCCCAGTGCTTGATAAGAGGAGTCTCAGAAGAAATTGTATATTCCTTAAAACTCATACGATGGAAGTATGCCACCATAACAACAAGTATGCAACCACGCAAAGTAGACGACCCAGTTCTACACCGCTCAACACCTTCGACTAATTTATCAAACACATACCCACACCAATCCAAATGGTGGATACGTGAAACATCTTGCACCGCTTTAAGAATTGAAAAGTCAATTCCATAATTTGAAGGGGGAGCAAGGACAATGGACATAGCATAAAGCACAAAATGACCTCTCCAAATTCATCTCCCCCATCATCCCCCATATCAGTAATTGCATTATAAACAGCAGGGATAGTAACATAATTTGTCCCTTCTACATTAAACTTCTTCCGGAACTCAGCTTTCAACGTTTTTTGTGAAGACAATAAACTATGTCCAGTGTAAAGAACCTCACCCTTATCACCACCATTTGGCAATCCAAAAACATCATACACATCATCTTTTGACAGAAAAAATTTGACATCTCTTGCTTGAAAAATATGAGCAGTAGCATTAAAGTGTTTTATAAACAATGGTATAATACCCAATGGCAAACTGTTCACTTTAAAATCAAGCAAACCACCAAATCCGATCTCAATGACAGCCTTTCGCTGATTTGGACCAAGTTGTTTTACCAGATTAACCAAACCATTAGGACGACAGCTCACTTTAATGTTTGCAGCACTGAAAATGGAAAATCAAGCAAAATATAAAAAGAGTGACACAACAAACAAAGGAGAAATAAACGGAAACTCATAACAAGGGGCAGGACACATATACTCACATGTTCAATCTTGGAGTTCCAGGATCCTTACCGAGCTTCTTTTTTGGAAAATTTACTTTTGAGCGTTTCAAATCAGCTTTATTACCAACTCCAGGCTCCCTATTACGTTTAGGACCCATTTGTTTTTATCACTGAGCAAACAGAAtacaaaattatcagaataaacacaaaaaatatgacaacaactaatacaataactgagttttgaTAATACAATAATTAGCAtaaaataatacaataactggacttgactaaaaatgataactaaataatttacgtatagaataactaaattactatattacaataactaccccaatacattacaataataaacatcactatattacaataacaacatcactatattacaataacaaacttttcatattaaaataactggacttgactaaaaGCTGACTTAAAAACACTAACCAAAGATCAATAACTAAAATaatactcattacaataactaagtttctacattacaataactaccacaatacattacaataacaacatcaatatattacaataacacaAATAATTCCAAACACACACACATTATGTTCATTAGAATTATACGAATTCACAACAAAAAGAAAAACCTCAACAACAGatacaaaaatgaaaaatgaattacGAAACCCTAAATTATGCAAAGACAATGAAAAATGTAAATTAACAACAAAACACAACAAATTATACTATATACTAAACAAAATGAAGAATAAACACAGAAAACAAGAAAATCAAGTAGAAACAAGAAGAAGAACATGCAAAATtgaacaaaatcaacgaaaaaaATAATTTCAGCTCATTGATTACCTGTTGAGAAGGAGGAACAAACTGAGAACCACGATTATGAGAGAAACGACAATAATGAAGTAGAAGAACGATACAAATTGAGCAAAAATTGAAGTAGAAAGACAGCGAAGATGAAAAAATCATCGAACGCATTGATATTTTCAGAGGGAaaatatgagagagagagagagagagagagagagagagagagagagagagagtgagagaaACTGTCGAGTAAATGGGAGTAAAAAAGAAGTCAAACCAACAAAATTGGGTTTATATATGAGATGTAAAATTAAATCTCAACCACATATCTTATGTTAGATGAATGGTccagatttagaggggtaactcaccaaaagtaccctaactcatttgatcctatttctatatacatatatatatatatatatggtcaagatccggtgagaaccactagtataatgagaaccatgagaacctctaAAGCAACTAAGGACCACTGGATAAACATAATTCCAATGACAGATTTGTCGGGGTCATAATATTTTTGACACTCATGGTTACAATTTTCAAATCACACTCCTCTCTATATTTCTCCTCATTCGATCTTCTTCATTCTCTCTATTGCCGACCACCgcgtttctccttcttcactgtCATCGACCACCGCGCTTCTCCTTCTTCGGGTGTCATCGACCATCGTGATACTCCTCCTTCACCGCCATTGACGAAGGTaagttttatgtttaaatttttttcaattttgtaaTTAGAAGTTATTATTTCCGTGTTATATCAACATATAGCACATTGATTTTATGTAAACTTTCTTTGATTGATTCGATTTTAACCTAAATTGATGTAATGTTGAATTTGTTTGATTGGAATAGTagtaaattagggttcataattAGTACAATCTTGAATTACTTTGAGTGAAATATCATTCAATCTGTTTAACTGAAATAGTAGTATATTAGGCTTTTTTGTATGCTTTTATCCTTGATGTTCTTAGGGATATGGCCAGGTATAAGGGATTTACCTTGAAAGAAGGGCTGTTTTCTTCAACATACTTATCTGGATTACTCAATTATAATTTTGTGATTTCTGCAATAAGCCTATAACTTGTCCAATTACTAAAATTTTGGACAAAAATTCAATTTGTAGTTGAATAACTTGACCCAACTTTAAACCATGACACACTCTAATATCTCTCACCCTGTCGTCCAGTTTCTTCGCCGTGTCCTCTCTATCTTGTATAATTCTAAAAAGATAAAGGGGAAAAAATAAGTGAACAAGATAAGTAATGAGCTAGTCGCAATGATCGAAAGGCGGAATGTCTAATACAGGAAATGGAGAGTCGTACTCTCTGACTAAATCAGCCTCTGATAAATGCAAAGGAGGGGCGGGGGTCATGCCGGTGCTGCTGCCATAACAATAAGAGAAGGGGGTGCCGCCATAGCCCGAAAGGGGGGTGGTGCTACCATAGCCCGAAGGGAAGGTGGGGTTGCCATAGCTGAAATTGCCATAATTTAACTGGTGTAACGGGGTGTTCGGATACCTGTAGAGAAGCATGGACATAAAATAGACATGTAAAATATAACCAAAGAATAACAAGCCAAAGCATAACTAAAATATAACCAAAGAAACTGGACGACAGGGTGAGAGATATTAGAGATATTAGAGTGTGTCATGGTTTTCTCTAATAGTTTGCATAATCGAAATAATTGATGGGAATTGATAGCTTGAGAAGCTATTGTTAAAGTGTTGAGCTTGTGTTATCAGTTTGATTAATCTGTGTGGGAAGTGTGGAGACTTCAGATTTCGTGTATACATCCGCTAAAGACTGAGCAAAAACGTAAAGTAGTTGGTTATTGAATATGAAGTGGGTGTCTTGACAAGGTTTTGGTATCAGGTTATTCACATGAACATCCAAGAGTCTGATCGTAAGCGGACTGCAAAAGAACTGGAAATCAACCGATCACTGGAATGCCCCTATGTTGTTGCCTGCTACCAGTGTTTCTACCAAAATAATGCCTTCTACCTAATATTGGAGTACATGGATGGTGGATTTCTTTTAGATTTCTTGAGAAAAGTTCGCACAATCCCCGAAGATCATCTTACTGCAATTTGTAAGCAGGTTGGCTGTTAACTTTAAGTGTCCTTccaatttttattattttttgagATCTTCAAGTCCTTATAATTTTAAATGTTCTGCCTGTGTAAATGTGTAATAGGTTGTAAAAGGTTtgcattatcttcatcaccagaAGCACGTTATTCACAGAGATTTAAAGCCTTCAAATTTGGTGATAAATCATTTAGGAGAAGTGAAAATTACTGATTTTGTTGTTAGTGCAATTGTTGCTAGTACCTCTGCTCAAGCTAATACAAATGTCGGGACCTACTATTATATGGGCgtaagttttttttcttttcttttttaagGATATTGTGATTTATTTATTTCTGGGATTGGCATTTACATGCTAATTCATTTTGTTTAATTGAGATACTGACTGTTGCTTATGATTGGTATAGCTGATATTTTGTGGTCAATGCAAATCTGCAGCCCGAGAGATTCAGTGAAGAGACATATGGAGCTAGAAGCGACATTTGGAGTTTGGGTATGGTCATGCTTGAATGTGCAACTGGAAAATTTCCAAATGCAATATCAGATGATGGTTGGGCGGCAACCTATTTTTCAGTTATGCAAACTATTATTGAACAGCCCCCACCTCGTGCTTCTCCTGATCAGTTTTCTTGTttcaaataaaaatcaaattgGACAAGTTATAGGCTTATTGCAGGAATA is a genomic window containing:
- the LOC141628940 gene encoding mitogen-activated protein kinase kinase SIPKK-like, with the translated sequence MVTIFKSHSSLYFSSFDLLHSLYCRPPRFSFFTVIDHRASPSSGVIDHRDTPPSPPLTKGYGQVIHMNIQESDRKRTAKELEINRSLECPYVVACYQCFYQNNAFYLILEYMDGGFLLDFLRKVRTIPEDHLTAICKQVVKGLHYLHHQKHVIHRDLKPSNLVINHLGEVKITDFVVSAIVASTSAQANTNVGTYYYMGPERFSEETYGARSDIWSLGMVMLECATGKFPNAISDDGWAATYFSVMQTIIEQPPPRASPDQFSCFK